A single Triticum dicoccoides isolate Atlit2015 ecotype Zavitan chromosome 2A, WEW_v2.0, whole genome shotgun sequence DNA region contains:
- the LOC119354024 gene encoding protein SHORT-ROOT 1 gives MDTLFRLVSLQASEQQQQQSASYNSRSTTSSGSRSSSHQTNASYNYYHHSSSSGGGGGGGGGQYYYSQQQPQQSYYLEPYQEECGGNAHQHHLYMDEDFSSSSSSRQHFHSHGGAAHPPTSSATPTAPTPPLSTSSTAGGAGHALFEAADLSFPPDLNLDFSSPASSSGAGGTASSAAVGGGGGGRWASQLLMECARAVATRESQRVQQLMWMLNELASPYGDVEQKLASYFLQGLFARLTASGPRTLRTLAAATDRNTSFDSTRRTALRFQELSPWSSFGHVAANGAILESFLEAAAASSEPQRFHILDLSNTFCTQWPTLLEALATRSPDDTPHLSITTVVSAAPSAPTSAVQRVMREIGQRMEKFARLMGVPFRFRAVHHSGDLAELDLDSLDLREGGATTGIAVNCMNSLRGVVPGGARRRGAFAASLRRLEPRVVTVVEEEADLVATDADASDEGGDTEAAFLKVFGEGLRFFSAYMDSLEESFPKTSNERLALERGAGRAIVDLVSCPASESMERRETAAAWARRLRSAGFSPVPFSEDVADDVRSLLRRYREGWSMREAGTDDSAAGAGVFLAWKEQPLVWASAWRP, from the coding sequence ATGGATACGCTGTTTAGGTTGGTTAGCCTCCAAGCctccgagcagcagcagcagcaatcggcgtcgtacaactccagGAGCACCACCTCCAGCGGCTCCAGGTCGTCCTCCCACCAGACCAACGCCTCCTACAACTACTACCACcacagctccagcagcggcggcggcggcggcggcggcggcgggcagtaCTACTACAgccagcagcagccgcagcagtccTACTACCTGGAGCCGTACCAAGAAGAATGCGGTGGCAACGCCCACCAGCACCACCTCTACATGGATGAagacttctcctcctcctcctcgtcgaggcAGCACTTCCACTCGCACGGCGGGGCGGCCCATCCGCCCACGTCGTCCGCCACGCCCACTGCGCCCACGCCCCCGCTCTCCACCTCGTCCACGGCTGGCGGGGCGGGCCACGCGCTCTTCGAGGCGGCCGACCTCTCTTTCCCGCCGGACCTCAACCTCGACTTCTCGTCCCCGGCCTCGTCGTCCGGCGCCGGGGGCACAGCGTCATCGGCCGCGgtggggggaggcggcggcgggaggtGGGCCAGCCAGCTGCTCATGGAGTGCGCGCGCGCGGTTGCGACGCGCGAGAGCCAGCGCGTGCAACAGCTGATGTGGATGCTCAACGAGCTGGCGTCGCCGTACGGGGACGTGGAGCAGAAGCTCGCGTCCTACTTCCTGCAGGGTCTCTTCGCGCGGCTCACGGCGTCCGGCCCCCGGACGCTGCGCACGCTCGCGGCGGCGACCGACCGGAACACGTCCTTCGACTCCACGCGCCGCACCGCGCTGCGCTTCCAGGAGCTCAGCCCCTGGTCGTCGTTCGGGCACGTGGCCGCCAACGGCGCCATACTGGAATCTTTCTTGGAGGCCGCGGCCGCGTCGTCGGAGCCGCAGAGGTTTCACATCCTCGACCTGAGCAACACCTTCTGCACGCAGTGGCCGACGCTGCTCGAGGCCCTGGCCACGCGGTCCCCGGACGACACGCCGCACCTGTCCATCACCACCGTCGTGTCGGCCGCGCCGTCGGCTCCGACGTCCGCCGTGCAGCGCGTGATGCGGGAGATCGGGCAGCGCATGGAGAAGTTCGCGCGGCTGATGGGCGTCCCCTTCCGCTTCCGCGCCGTGCACCACTCCGGGGACCTCGCGGAGCTCGACCTCGACTCGCTCGACCTGCGCGAGGGCGGCGCCACCACCGGCATCGCCGTCAACTGCATGAACTCGCTGCGCGGCGTGGTGCCGGGCGGTGCCCGCCGGCGCGGCGCGTTCGCCGCGTCCCTCCGCCGCCTCGAACCTCGGGTCGTCACCGTGGTCGAGGAGGAGGCGGACCTGGTGGCGACCGACGCCGACGCGTCCGACGAAGGCGGCGACACGGAGGCAGCATTCTTGAAGGTGTTCGGCGAGGGCTTACGGTTCTTCTCGGCTTACATGGACTCGCTAGAGGAGAGCTTCCCCAAGACCAGCAACGAGAGGCTGGCATTGGAGAGGGGAGCAGGGCGTGCCATTGTTGACCTGGTCTCGTGCCCAGCGTCGGAGTCCATGGAGCggcgggagacggcggcggcgtgggcgcGGCGGTTGCGGTCGGCCGGGTTCTCACCGGTGCCATTCAGCGAGGACGTAGCCGACGACGTGCGGTCGCTTCTGCGCCGGTACCGGGAGGGCTGGTCGATGCGGGAGGCCGGCACGGATGACTCGGCGGCCGGAGCCGGCGTGTTCCTCGCTTGGAAGGAGCAGCCTCTGGTGTGGGCGAGCGCGTGGAGGCCATGA